A region from the Mycoplasmopsis phocirhinis genome encodes:
- a CDS encoding NUDIX hydrolase — protein sequence MEYLDIYDDERNKTGQTTTRGHITNKNNNLLAVFIVVFNHEGKMLIQKRSPDKFISPGVWDLSAGGAVLSGESSFQGAYREAMEEIGYRLDSTRKKPVFSEYYSTFIVDYYLAQTDWDLSKFKIQKEEVDEIKYCDLSEIETLMQKKLFREHSLNIIRLLFEINQNIKF from the coding sequence ATGGAATATCTTGATATTTATGACGACGAGCGCAATAAAACCGGACAAACAACAACACGTGGTCACATAACAAATAAAAACAACAATTTGTTGGCAGTATTTATTGTAGTTTTTAACCACGAAGGTAAAATGTTAATTCAAAAACGCTCACCAGATAAATTTATATCTCCGGGTGTATGAGATTTAAGTGCTGGAGGAGCAGTTTTGAGCGGTGAAAGTTCATTCCAAGGAGCTTATCGTGAAGCAATGGAAGAAATTGGCTACAGATTAGATTCTACACGCAAAAAACCTGTTTTTTCTGAATATTACTCAACTTTTATTGTCGATTATTATTTAGCACAAACAGATTGAGATTTAAGCAAATTTAAAATTCAAAAAGAAGAAGTTGACGAAATTAAATATTGTGATTTAAGCGAAATAGAAACGCTAATGCAAAAAAAATTATTTAGAGAACATAGTTTAAATATTATCAGATTACTTTTTGAAATTAACCAAAACATAAAATTCTAA
- a CDS encoding ABC transporter permease subunit has product MRNWTKSKNKAKITNNLTIIATFLFLLFVFLFICIASWKTIKLISKNGFGYFVFNDNFTNLNVSILNSIAYTFVLAFLTLVVSIPFALKVAIFINFRTQNKLQKSLKFIFKIMGALPSVVFALFALKFLSNGTKLIFNIVQGQNFFSALQMFYIFNCAVLINLLNNVLNEFQLLHKRLAKDKGLSDSIIIYKIILIEKKKQIFKTFFMAFMKVVGEASAASFILLSNSLENVWNKGVFGFLTSSSKPAATLITTNFLNSSNQVRDYLFALSLTLIVFISIINFIIYRFSSLNFKQISQKQLILKYSSKLSNTKNKKYWSIYNHYKIISEFFAFILISLIFALMFLFIMFKGLKAIFSVQNTLKFENNSVIWTSGITLYAALWCTLLSVPISFLISLYFQNSNPKSWFKKILNIFLLISDGFPSLIHGLFAYTIFIQFFHLSLDHQHNTSLLAGVFAVVVLLIPTIVREFNNSFKQIDKNVISILKTKHTTKTFHTFKIKSILLIPTFIKVVLINFALFIAEASPFLLTSDHHNSSVFSLLYPQQTLTTRIVAQLNLDSSNSVNVMYESAFVIIILIVSLITLQTNLIPKLNLKSQKKLNSYFRKMNIDFEFDDKKSKVIWL; this is encoded by the coding sequence ATGCGAAATTGAACAAAATCAAAAAATAAAGCGAAAATTACTAATAATTTAACAATAATTGCCACGTTTTTGTTTTTGCTTTTTGTTTTTTTATTTATTTGTATCGCTTCATGAAAAACTATAAAACTAATATCTAAAAATGGGTTTGGTTATTTTGTGTTTAATGACAATTTCACTAACTTAAATGTTAGTATTTTAAACAGTATTGCTTACACATTTGTTCTTGCGTTTTTGACTTTAGTTGTATCAATACCATTTGCGTTAAAAGTTGCTATCTTTATTAATTTTAGAACACAAAACAAACTTCAGAAAAGTTTAAAATTTATTTTTAAAATTATGGGTGCTTTGCCTTCAGTTGTTTTTGCGTTGTTTGCTTTAAAATTTTTGTCAAATGGAACAAAATTAATTTTTAATATAGTCCAAGGCCAAAATTTTTTTAGTGCATTGCAAATGTTTTATATCTTTAATTGTGCAGTCTTAATTAATCTTTTAAATAATGTTTTAAATGAATTCCAATTGTTACACAAAAGACTGGCAAAAGATAAAGGTTTAAGTGATTCAATTATTATTTACAAAATAATTTTAATTGAGAAGAAAAAACAAATTTTTAAGACTTTTTTTATGGCATTTATGAAAGTTGTTGGTGAAGCTTCAGCAGCGTCATTTATTTTATTATCTAATTCGTTAGAAAATGTTTGAAATAAAGGTGTTTTTGGTTTTTTAACATCAAGTTCTAAACCGGCCGCAACCTTAATAACAACTAATTTTTTAAATAGTTCTAATCAAGTTCGCGACTATTTATTTGCTTTAAGTTTAACCTTAATAGTCTTTATATCAATAATTAATTTTATAATTTACAGGTTTAGTTCATTGAATTTTAAACAAATAAGTCAAAAACAATTAATTTTAAAATACAGTTCAAAATTAAGCAACACCAAAAATAAAAAGTATTGAAGTATATATAATCATTACAAAATAATTAGTGAATTTTTTGCATTTATTTTAATTTCTTTAATTTTTGCTTTAATGTTTTTATTTATCATGTTTAAAGGATTAAAAGCAATATTTTCTGTTCAAAATACACTTAAATTTGAAAATAATTCAGTTATTTGAACAAGCGGAATTACACTTTATGCGGCTTTATGATGTACTCTTTTAAGTGTACCTATTTCATTTTTGATTTCTCTTTATTTTCAAAATTCAAATCCTAAATCTTGATTTAAAAAAATATTAAATATTTTTCTTTTAATAAGTGATGGCTTTCCTTCATTAATACATGGTTTATTTGCTTACACAATTTTTATTCAATTTTTTCATTTAAGTTTAGATCATCAGCATAACACTTCATTATTAGCGGGTGTTTTTGCCGTAGTTGTCTTGTTAATACCAACAATAGTTAGAGAATTCAATAATAGTTTTAAACAAATAGATAAGAATGTTATATCGATACTAAAAACAAAACATACAACAAAAACTTTTCACACATTTAAGATTAAATCTATTTTGTTAATACCCACATTTATTAAGGTTGTACTAATAAATTTTGCTTTATTTATTGCGGAGGCTTCGCCATTTCTTTTAACAAGTGATCATCACAATTCATCAGTATTTTCTCTGCTATATCCACAACAAACACTGACGACAAGAATTGTTGCTCAATTAAATTTAGACTCAAGTAACTCGGTTAATGTTATGTATGAAAGCGCCTTTGTGATTATTATTTTGATTGTAAGTTTAATTACTTTGCAAACAAATTTAATACCTAAATTAAATTTAAAAAGCCAGAAAAAATTAAATTCTTATTTTAGAAAAATGAATATTGATTTTGAGTTTGACGATAAAAAAAGTAAAGTTATTTGATTATAA
- a CDS encoding phosphopantetheine-binding protein, whose amino-acid sequence MNIKDKVIQRIQKYTKSKVSLDSELKELRIDSLTLAELIFELEEELNIRVSDSQLREIKTIQDVVTLIETTKK is encoded by the coding sequence ATGAATATTAAAGATAAAGTCATACAAAGAATTCAAAAATACACTAAATCAAAAGTTTCTTTAGATTCCGAATTAAAAGAATTAAGAATCGACTCATTGACATTAGCTGAGCTAATTTTTGAATTAGAAGAAGAATTAAATATTCGTGTTAGCGATTCACAATTAAGAGAAATAAAAACTATTCAGGATGTTGTAACACTAATCGAAACAACTAAAAAGTAA
- the prmC gene encoding peptide chain release factor N(5)-glutamine methyltransferase, whose protein sequence is MPTIDDLILEKKRYGLEPTVSIEEKNKLEQGIPIQYIMGYVEFLNTRINLNHKVLIPRYETEEMVYMIIEKYSQISKNIDVLDLCCGSGFIGLAIKKNLKNVNVTLSDIDQRAIEQTKENAQLNFNNHSNIKIVQSDLFEKINTKFDLIVSNPPYLDEDIVLQNQKNLNFEPQHALFAKNQGWYFYDKILNQYKNYLKPNGKLILEINPLHIEKWKTIQNAQIINDINNKPRFVIIV, encoded by the coding sequence ATGCCAACAATTGATGATTTAATACTAGAAAAAAAACGTTATGGTTTAGAACCCACAGTAAGTATAGAAGAAAAAAACAAACTGGAACAAGGAATACCAATTCAATACATAATGGGTTATGTTGAATTTTTAAACACTAGAATTAATCTCAATCATAAAGTGTTAATTCCGCGCTATGAAACCGAGGAAATGGTGTATATGATTATTGAAAAATATTCACAAATTAGCAAAAATATAGATGTTTTAGATTTATGTTGTGGTTCAGGTTTTATTGGTTTAGCCATTAAAAAAAATCTTAAAAATGTTAATGTAACTTTAAGCGATATTGACCAACGAGCAATTGAACAAACAAAAGAAAATGCACAATTAAATTTTAATAATCACTCGAATATTAAAATTGTTCAAAGTGATTTATTTGAAAAAATTAACACTAAATTTGACTTAATTGTGTCAAACCCACCGTATCTAGACGAAGATATAGTTTTGCAAAACCAAAAAAATCTAAATTTTGAACCACAACATGCGTTGTTTGCTAAAAATCAGGGTTGATATTTTTACGACAAAATTTTAAATCAATATAAAAACTACTTAAAACCTAATGGCAAACTAATTTTAGAAATAAATCCTCTACATATCGAAAAATGAAAAACAATACAAAATGCTCAAATCATTAATGATATAAACAACAAACCACGTTTTGTAATTATTGTATAA
- the prfA gene encoding peptide chain release factor 1 has product MEQTMYKSLLGIKTKYEELNNKLSDESIINNIKEYTKINREAGKIKDIAQTFITYLNLESDIKVAKEMLSSKNDDEILFAKSIIEENEPKLNQLEDQLKILILPKDDNDDKNVIIEIRGAAGGDEANIFAGDLYRMYSKYAEEIGFKHSILSSSPANAGGFSQIVFMVKGENAYSKLKFETGVHRVQRVPTTESSGRIHTSTVTVTVMPEIDESIDIEIKSSDLNIDTYRSSGAGGQSVNTTDSAVRITHIPTGIVVSSQDQRSQIANREAAIAVLKSKLYDLEMQKKQDEESSYRKLAGHGDRSEKIRTYNYPQDRVTDHRIAFSTSLKQIIEGKLEPIIQSLLTEEQNQKIAASGLK; this is encoded by the coding sequence ATGGAACAAACTATGTATAAATCCTTACTTGGGATTAAAACCAAATATGAAGAATTAAACAATAAATTAAGTGATGAATCGATTATAAATAATATTAAAGAATATACAAAAATAAACCGTGAAGCAGGCAAAATCAAAGATATTGCTCAAACATTTATTACATATTTAAATCTAGAAAGTGATATTAAAGTTGCTAAAGAAATGCTTTCGTCTAAAAATGATGATGAAATTTTATTTGCCAAATCAATAATTGAAGAAAATGAGCCAAAACTAAATCAATTAGAAGACCAATTAAAAATTTTGATTTTGCCAAAAGATGATAACGATGATAAAAATGTAATTATTGAAATTCGTGGAGCAGCCGGTGGCGATGAAGCAAATATTTTTGCTGGTGATTTATATCGAATGTATTCTAAATATGCCGAAGAAATTGGCTTTAAACATTCTATATTATCTTCTTCACCTGCTAATGCAGGAGGATTTAGTCAAATTGTTTTTATGGTTAAAGGTGAAAACGCATATTCAAAACTAAAATTTGAAACTGGTGTGCACCGTGTACAAAGAGTACCTACAACAGAAAGTAGTGGTCGAATTCATACTTCAACTGTCACAGTTACTGTCATGCCTGAAATCGATGAAAGCATCGATATCGAGATTAAATCTAGCGATCTAAATATTGACACATACCGTTCATCTGGTGCTGGTGGTCAAAGTGTTAATACTACTGATTCGGCAGTAAGAATTACACATATACCAACCGGAATTGTTGTAAGTTCACAAGATCAAAGAAGTCAAATAGCAAATCGTGAAGCAGCAATCGCAGTGTTAAAATCAAAACTTTATGATTTAGAAATGCAAAAAAAACAAGACGAAGAATCGTCTTATCGTAAATTGGCTGGCCATGGAGATCGAAGTGAAAAAATTCGCACTTATAATTACCCACAAGATCGAGTTACAGATCATAGAATTGCCTTTTCAACATCCTTAAAGCAAATAATAGAAGGCAAATTAGAACCAATTATTCAAAGTTTATTGACTGAAGAACAAAATCAAAAAATAGCAGCAAGTGGTCTAAAATAA
- the asnA gene encoding aspartate--ammonia ligase codes for MYQSKLSIRQTQSAIQDLKSFFQEKLKNELNLTRATAPLFVSRKSGLNDTLNGEQPVNFSPKNNPEQLQIVHSLAKWKRQALHEYNFNVGEGLYTDMNAIRREEDLDDTHSYYVDQWDWEKIILEENRNIDYLKSTVNSINKCVFETKEYINQKYNLTQKFNQEVYFISAQELEDLYPNLTPEQRENQLAKEKGTIFIYQIGWNLNSGIPHSKRAFDYDDWSLNGDLIIYAPWKNKAIEISSMGIRVDKNSLLKQSKMNLEQVKQISKFHSDILNNILPLTIGGGIGQSRISMLLLEKEHIGEVQSSYWPDEMKNELAQQNIILL; via the coding sequence ATGTATCAATCAAAATTATCAATAAGACAAACACAAAGTGCTATTCAAGATTTAAAATCTTTTTTCCAAGAAAAATTGAAAAATGAACTTAATCTTACAAGAGCGACAGCTCCATTGTTTGTGTCTCGAAAATCTGGTTTAAACGACACTTTAAATGGCGAACAGCCAGTTAATTTTTCACCTAAAAATAACCCCGAACAATTACAAATTGTTCATTCGTTAGCAAAATGAAAAAGACAAGCACTACATGAGTACAATTTTAATGTTGGTGAAGGTTTATACACAGATATGAATGCAATTAGACGCGAAGAAGATTTAGACGATACACATTCATATTATGTTGATCAATGAGATTGAGAAAAGATAATTTTAGAAGAAAATAGAAATATTGATTATCTAAAATCAACTGTTAATTCAATCAATAAATGTGTTTTTGAAACAAAAGAATACATTAATCAAAAATACAATTTAACTCAAAAATTCAATCAAGAAGTTTATTTTATAAGTGCTCAAGAACTAGAAGATTTATATCCTAATTTAACACCTGAACAAAGAGAAAACCAATTAGCAAAAGAAAAAGGAACTATTTTTATTTATCAAATTGGATGAAATTTAAATTCAGGTATTCCTCATTCAAAACGTGCTTTTGATTATGATGATTGGAGTTTAAATGGTGATTTAATTATCTATGCTCCATGAAAAAATAAAGCCATTGAAATTTCATCAATGGGTATAAGAGTAGATAAAAATTCATTACTAAAACAATCAAAAATGAATTTAGAACAAGTCAAGCAAATTTCAAAATTTCATTCAGATATTTTAAACAATATTTTACCTTTAACTATTGGGGGTGGAATAGGTCAAAGTAGAATAAGTATGTTGTTATTAGAAAAAGAACATATTGGTGAAGTTCAATCTTCTTATTGACCAGATGAAATGAAAAATGAGTTAGCTCAACAAAATATTATTTTATTATAG
- a CDS encoding TM2 domain-containing protein, producing MKNRTVLSLLSFFFGPLGIDRFYAGRVGLGVAKMLTFGGLGVWAFVDFILALSGEQRDSEGEKIKNW from the coding sequence ATGAAAAATAGAACAGTCTTATCTTTATTATCATTCTTTTTTGGGCCACTTGGTATAGATAGATTCTATGCCGGTAGAGTTGGACTAGGAGTTGCTAAAATGTTAACTTTTGGTGGACTAGGTGTTTGAGCCTTTGTAGATTTTATTTTAGCTCTTTCAGGAGAACAAAGAGATTCTGAAGGTGAAAAAATTAAAAATTGATAA
- the rplA gene encoding 50S ribosomal protein L1 → MAKVGKKIKAAWESFDKNVAYELAEAIELAKRTSYSKFDGSVELVFKLNLDVRKADQQLRGAVLLPHGTGKTISVLVVTNNPEKQKLAQAAGADQVVDGAALEQKIKEDDFDFDVMVADPTMMPILGKYGKKLGPKGLMPNPKTGTVTPTPEKAVEELKKGKANYRTDKAGVVHTQIGKVSMDTTKLVENAQTVINLIKKLKPTTVKGTYMQNLVVSPTMGPGIKVKIEK, encoded by the coding sequence ATGGCTAAAGTTGGTAAAAAAATAAAGGCTGCATGAGAATCATTCGATAAAAATGTAGCATACGAATTAGCTGAAGCAATTGAATTAGCTAAAAGAACATCATATTCAAAATTTGATGGTTCAGTAGAATTAGTGTTTAAATTAAATCTTGATGTGCGTAAAGCTGACCAACAATTACGTGGTGCTGTTTTATTACCACACGGTACTGGTAAAACAATAAGTGTTTTGGTAGTTACGAATAACCCTGAAAAACAAAAATTAGCACAGGCAGCAGGAGCTGACCAGGTTGTTGATGGTGCTGCTTTAGAACAAAAAATTAAAGAAGATGACTTTGATTTTGATGTTATGGTTGCTGACCCAACAATGATGCCTATTTTAGGTAAATATGGTAAAAAACTTGGTCCTAAAGGTTTAATGCCTAACCCAAAAACTGGAACAGTTACTCCAACTCCTGAAAAAGCTGTTGAAGAACTTAAAAAAGGTAAAGCAAATTATAGAACTGATAAAGCAGGTGTTGTACATACTCAAATTGGTAAAGTTTCTATGGACACAACTAAACTAGTTGAAAACGCTCAAACTGTTATCAATTTAATTAAAAAATTAAAACCAACAACTGTTAAAGGTACATACATGCAAAATCTTGTAGTTTCACCAACAATGGGTCCTGGAATCAAAGTTAAAATAGAAAAATAA
- a CDS encoding thermonuclease family protein, translated as MKLKFIMPVVFIPIIGLTSCNLSFSTEGKIEFFSQYYIADGDTIYLDYNNQKTGLRFLGIDTPETKKAKNDVALLENIFAQKARQELKKLLNNKPIKVQIISTDKYKRIVARIWNYQNIDVNVFLLKNGLARVKYLDKNRNNINYWNNNWKIQQYYDTLISIEAKARLNKIGIWKYKQDDIFYKK; from the coding sequence ATGAAATTAAAATTTATTATGCCGGTCGTTTTTATACCAATTATAGGTTTAACAAGTTGTAATCTTTCTTTTTCAACTGAAGGTAAAATTGAATTTTTTTCGCAATATTATATTGCTGATGGTGACACAATTTATCTCGATTATAATAATCAAAAAACTGGATTAAGATTTCTAGGCATTGACACGCCAGAAACTAAAAAAGCAAAAAACGATGTAGCTTTATTAGAAAATATTTTTGCCCAAAAAGCAAGGCAAGAATTAAAAAAATTACTTAATAACAAACCAATTAAAGTACAAATAATTTCAACGGACAAATATAAACGCATAGTGGCAAGAATATGAAATTATCAAAATATTGATGTTAATGTTTTTTTACTAAAAAATGGTTTGGCCAGAGTTAAATATTTAGATAAAAACCGCAATAACATTAATTATTGAAATAATAATTGAAAAATTCAGCAATATTATGACACATTAATATCAATTGAAGCAAAAGCTAGACTAAATAAAATCGGAATTTGAAAATATAAACAAGATGATATTTTTTATAAAAAATAA
- the gatB gene encoding Asp-tRNA(Asn)/Glu-tRNA(Gln) amidotransferase subunit GatB — protein MNSFDVVIGIEIHLELNTKTKMFSPARIDFSAQPNTTVSQIDLGYPGTLPLLNKEAVISAIKLAKALQMDIDTELHFDRKNYFYPDLPKGYQITQFYRPIGCNGQIITNQQTGSKVLIERIHLEEDTARQHHGEVTKLDYNRAGVPLIEIVTTPSIKSAQQAVEYVSYIRQIALALGISDAKMEEGSLRADINISLRPRGFDVLGTKVEIKNINTFRGIAKAIENEIEIQSKKLRLGEKILQETKRFDPETQSNISMRDKTGEIDYKYFPEPNIPIIKLSDEFINSIKLNELPWQREQRYKQNNIAQIYINSLVNDLELANYFDSINVLDKDKLAKLFFAEVVSLANSNNKHVVELGIKTLYLEQAISLLDNETISGRAFKKLIPLLQNFNGNIEELVKKHNLSQISDPIKITQWVNEVIVQNTKVVDEYPTRPERVLKMIQGSLMKISGGQINPTKAIDIIKSILDTKHKN, from the coding sequence ATGAATAGTTTTGATGTAGTCATAGGGATAGAAATTCATTTAGAATTAAACACTAAAACCAAAATGTTTTCGCCTGCTAGAATTGATTTTAGCGCCCAGCCAAATACTACAGTTAGCCAAATAGATTTAGGTTATCCTGGAACTTTACCTTTATTAAATAAAGAAGCTGTTATTAGTGCAATTAAATTAGCCAAAGCTTTACAAATGGATATTGACACTGAATTGCATTTTGATCGTAAAAATTATTTTTATCCAGATTTACCAAAAGGTTACCAAATTACTCAATTTTATCGACCAATAGGTTGTAATGGACAAATAATAACTAATCAACAAACAGGTTCAAAGGTATTGATTGAAAGAATTCATTTAGAAGAAGACACAGCAAGACAACATCACGGTGAAGTGACAAAATTAGATTATAATCGCGCAGGTGTGCCCTTAATTGAAATTGTAACTACTCCCTCAATTAAAAGTGCTCAACAAGCAGTAGAATATGTTAGTTACATTCGTCAAATTGCCCTTGCACTTGGTATTTCAGATGCTAAAATGGAAGAAGGTTCATTGCGCGCAGATATAAATATTTCATTGCGACCTAGAGGTTTTGACGTTTTAGGAACTAAAGTTGAAATTAAAAATATTAACACTTTTCGCGGAATTGCTAAAGCAATAGAAAATGAAATTGAAATACAAAGCAAAAAATTAAGACTTGGCGAAAAAATATTACAAGAAACTAAACGTTTTGACCCCGAAACTCAATCAAATATTTCAATGCGTGATAAAACAGGCGAAATAGATTATAAATATTTTCCAGAACCAAATATTCCAATCATTAAATTAAGCGATGAATTTATTAACTCAATTAAATTAAATGAATTACCTTGACAAAGAGAACAAAGATATAAACAAAACAATATTGCCCAAATTTATATCAATTCACTTGTTAATGATTTAGAATTGGCAAATTATTTTGATTCAATTAATGTTTTAGATAAAGATAAATTAGCAAAATTATTTTTTGCCGAAGTTGTTTCACTTGCCAATTCAAACAACAAACATGTAGTTGAATTAGGTATAAAAACTTTATATCTTGAGCAAGCAATTTCGTTATTAGATAATGAAACCATAAGTGGTAGAGCATTTAAAAAATTAATTCCATTACTTCAAAATTTCAATGGAAATATTGAAGAATTAGTAAAAAAACATAATTTATCACAAATTTCTGATCCTATAAAAATTACTCAATGAGTTAATGAAGTTATAGTTCAAAACACAAAAGTTGTAGATGAATATCCTACAAGACCTGAAAGAGTTTTAAAAATGATTCAGGGTTCTTTAATGAAAATTTCTGGTGGTCAAATAAACCCGACAAAAGCAATCGATATCATTAAGTCTATATTGGACACAAAACATAAAAATTAA
- a CDS encoding amidase family protein, whose amino-acid sequence MKLLNYGKFEQAVLELKSNKNNAVAHIFEQKNEINNNSLLENAVFTIKDVFATADAKTTASSNILQNFTPGYNASAVQKLIDAGAIPVAKVHNDELALGGTGTYSAFGLITNPKDSARLVGGSSSGSAATLSENIAFALASDTGDSVRLPASYNNIVGFKPSYGAISRYGMFAYASSLDTVSYFAHNTNDIAVISQVLYGVDKNDHTSVDVKINNIIKLKPKSIAILDLDSKYLAQFTNNAYNDLIKKLQSTDIKVEKVKINEDLLRAVKPVYDIISYSEASSNLANLNGIAFGQRRSGHNWEQIITNTRSQGFGKMVQRRLTLGSIFLFSQNQKELFIKAQQVRRLIKEYWDNLLSNYDIVIYSASADIAPFIDSTKNKSYDFMEYILTTSNLTGNPSITIPWIKNDNNLGVNLAIDSAIYTDEKLLSHTLWIEEFLGGKNE is encoded by the coding sequence ATGAAATTATTAAATTATGGAAAATTTGAACAAGCTGTATTGGAATTAAAATCCAACAAAAACAATGCTGTTGCTCATATTTTTGAACAAAAAAACGAAATTAACAATAATTCGTTATTGGAAAATGCTGTTTTTACGATAAAAGATGTTTTTGCTACAGCAGATGCTAAAACAACTGCTTCAAGCAATATATTACAAAATTTTACACCCGGCTACAATGCTAGTGCTGTTCAAAAATTAATTGATGCTGGTGCTATACCTGTTGCTAAAGTACATAATGATGAGTTAGCTTTAGGAGGAACTGGAACTTATAGTGCATTTGGTTTAATTACAAATCCAAAAGACAGTGCAAGATTAGTCGGTGGTTCTTCATCGGGTTCAGCTGCTACTTTAAGTGAAAATATCGCTTTTGCCCTAGCTTCTGACACTGGAGATAGTGTGCGTCTTCCCGCTTCTTATAATAACATTGTTGGTTTTAAACCTAGTTATGGGGCTATTAGTCGTTATGGAATGTTTGCCTACGCTTCTTCTTTAGACACAGTTAGTTATTTTGCTCACAATACTAATGATATTGCTGTAATTTCACAAGTTTTATATGGCGTTGATAAAAACGACCACACAAGTGTTGATGTTAAAATAAATAATATAATAAAACTTAAACCTAAATCAATTGCAATTTTAGATTTAGACTCTAAATATCTCGCACAATTCACAAACAATGCTTATAATGATTTAATTAAAAAACTACAAAGTACTGACATAAAAGTTGAAAAAGTCAAAATTAATGAAGATTTATTGCGAGCAGTAAAGCCGGTTTATGACATTATTTCATATTCTGAAGCCTCTTCTAATTTAGCAAATTTAAATGGAATTGCCTTTGGTCAAAGAAGATCAGGACACAATTGGGAGCAAATCATTACTAACACACGTTCACAAGGTTTTGGCAAAATGGTTCAAAGAAGATTAACATTAGGAAGTATTTTTTTGTTTTCACAAAACCAAAAAGAATTATTTATTAAAGCACAACAAGTAAGAAGATTAATCAAAGAATATTGAGATAATTTACTCTCTAATTACGATATTGTAATTTACTCGGCTAGTGCCGATATTGCACCTTTTATCGATTCAACAAAAAACAAATCATATGATTTTATGGAATATATTTTAACAACTTCAAATTTAACCGGAAATCCATCAATAACTATACCTTGAATTAAAAATGATAATAATTTGGGTGTTAATTTAGCAATTGATTCAGCTATTTATACAGATGAAAAACTACTTTCACATACGCTTTGAATTGAAGAATTTTTAGGAGGCAAAAATGAATAG
- a CDS encoding Asp-tRNA(Asn)/Glu-tRNA(Gln) amidotransferase subunit GatC translates to MKTIDKEKLVNIVKNLLLEPSEDVINQILAEWNLLEHQLKNMQKINTQNVKPLTHINETPLIDFFREDVENTDGFVSKQHILHNAADSDDDYIITSRVVK, encoded by the coding sequence ATGAAAACGATTGATAAAGAAAAATTAGTAAATATTGTTAAAAATTTATTGTTAGAGCCCAGCGAAGATGTAATAAATCAAATTCTTGCTGAATGAAATTTACTTGAACACCAACTCAAAAATATGCAAAAAATAAACACTCAAAACGTGAAACCTTTAACGCATATTAATGAAACACCTCTAATAGATTTTTTTAGAGAAGATGTTGAAAATACTGATGGCTTTGTTTCAAAACAACATATTTTACATAACGCAGCCGATTCGGATGACGACTACATCATTACTTCAAGGGTGGTAAAATAA